CGCAATGTAAGCCATTTCTCGACCAAACTGGGGTTTGCtgttttgctataattattgcTTTCGTTATTATTATagagtatatagaaataagtactagtaagtaagaattcgtacatatgtaagtttatagcAAATAAGCAAATTCTGTATAAATGAAATGTGTTTAATAAAGAAAGTTGAGTTCAACTTCACCATTCAAAACAGCGTGTTATTAATCATCTGGTGGCAACCATTAActtgtatgcatgctccttatgatactcctaacaacagcattgtgatatttccatgcttcaatttttgctttcgcaatgtatgcaaatatgtatgctttttcgtttgccgtcggcatttccatattggcatgtaaaaataattatgatatgagtataattttgtatgaatgcatgcatagtactatttacagtcaatttagacttgtatatttaataatttaatttgatttttacataatatactatactaataaatatttttgtattatgtttcttagtaatagaaattgaatttatcacaacaatatataaatatatcgtctatcatattatattaatcttattatctgcctGTTAACGCCGCCACGcccaatttcttttgccacgtctgtatcggcagagcaatcttttcttttcttccttttcgaagttTTAATTCGCACGCAACTAAACACTAACTaaaaaagttgcgcgcgctctctcCTTTTGCGGCCGTTTACCTATACAGACCTGGTAAGTGTTTGtccaatttattatatttaaaaatatatatattactagCTGACctggcgaacttcgcaccgcctaattattggaggcatatttagtaagtcacaaacacacgacacaatacttttttaattttattgaaatttgctgcttttagagttttaggaatattaaagaattatagtatagatgcacagcaaagagacgttaacatttcaagtgacattttaccatagacaatttttttttgagtgaatactgacaaatatttacactataactatcaaactacatctgtcgtttttttttgacgatggccatggttaggaaaagaagaagaactacatctgtcatcgagaaaataaagaattcaaacaactacaatatagttatagtgaagctatatatccctcaactccttaaaatgcattgtccgttttgtaaaaagtgggtggaacggcagaaaaaaataataactgtccagattgtattaaattattattaagatgcgacgacataatcgctgttaccttcagattttctACCAattgtggtaagaatgtagaacgaataatacgcgtgaacagggcaaaagtacaaaaaaatatattaaagcgaAAGCTGCTAtgtatctaaaccaaaacacgtttctacaatgccatcttcatcatcaagtaattgaagacagccaaaagcccaacatcaagaatgttctggtagatattgatgtaattgaagacagccagcagctcaacattgataatgttctgatcgaatcagatttgtccgagtcgcctagtacttccaccatattatcatgtcctggcgagccaagtggttcccaagtagatggagccaagttgatggaaataaagagttactaatacacgttgacattaaggatccaaatgcacatattatatacatattaagccatttatttatatttatacacttcatatacaaaaatttaaaattttcttggatgtgctcgtttctggactttgaacatgataaacaaatctttgcttaaattaaatacaacacagttatgatcatatacagttaattaatatagtgctttctggtagacaatatttttagtttttttttgcggtgcgtaaataaataaggatgttggttttccgacacgcgaacacgcaacgtataattgtccatgtgcgaaacagggaaactctaagtttattccgcaaacttgcaacgattggccttgcgatttatttatggtcatcgcaaacgccagacgcacgggaaattgcaacctcttaaaatcaaatggcaaatccgttggaatcataggtattcgtgggattaagacatcctctcctttgtattttcctttgattattttagcttcgatgatgttattcatgagtttcttcacaaccaatctcgttccattgcaaagtcgaggttgattaatattacgcagcatgatgacaactgaccctacttttaatttcaaattatatggtggtagtccaggcaagtccaatgaatttaaaaattctgtaggatagttgactacgtcatcctggtttgtggccgtgtcaactgatttgtacgtaaacaactctcctggaaggaaattctgaatggtagcattgagatcatcgacatctttgttttttgctgccaatattgctcgttcacttagccaatcgtggttattatattgttgtttaatgtccggaaaaacacgctgaataagctcctttttcgattctgtgaagtgacagaaatctgtgggaaaagtcattaatccggtcgagcagtcaactgcgaccttaccattgccaatatccagcaactgcttcgaaaacacagtcgcagtttgttcttgttgcaaaaacactcgcatgttagtagttaattgtagtgtctttacgtgccgccacaaatttgatgattttagacatgcgtttatttcgtcagcaacagtcgatcgaggaattactggaagagtctgacgaaaatcacctgacaacagtatcatagctccaccaaaaatgttttggttatcacgtaaatcttttaacgtcctatctagtgcctccagcgacctcttgtgggccattgtgcattcgtcccaaattatcaatttgcatacttggagagtcttcgccatagcgctatttttggcaatgttgcaaactgacgtttcgttgatatgcatgtttaatggtaattttaaggctgaatgtgcagttcgtccgccttctaataaagttgctgctattccagatgaagccaacgctagggctacctcattttgcgatcggatctttgctaatagcaatgaaattaggaacgttttcccagtaccccaggagaatcaagaaagtaaatccccccagacccactgtttacagcttgtgttaaacgatcgtacgcaatcctttgttcttcgttcaattgcggaacagttgtgcgaactgcttcggtcatagcttgagtatcgtactggagttctctttgcaactcatggtttaatgcatcttgcatagcacgattgggtgctgtcaggcccaaacacgacaatactttatttgccatcaacaaacacatatcttctattatgatcaatgtgtcattgtaaatctctgccgtaatttccaatgtaggattcaaagtttcacaacgcacgcgatgcaacacatcctcagacatgtcatccctatatttcatccccaaatcattcggatttgaggggaaacatgtcgataaTATAATCGCAAACGgtgtgcgaatttgatgcggcgatgaaaatatcacggaatccttgagcgtatcataccaatgcgaatcgttttcaagcaaccgtaataattgccaagcctcacggtaagtcgcacacagatgtccatcaactgttcgcaattgttgaaaagatgtcggaccaggaacattcaccaataacaatctaagataataacattcatcgttattaggttgtactgtatatatacggcctatagcatctgtggcaaatacattttcatatccttcaagtggtgaTCCTTGTTTACGATGCTGAAAAaactttgatgatgcgttccatgtgtagtagcgtggcatatcagcatacagcaaagtgcgagtgaattgatcagttgcacaaattgagaagaaacctgtcaatgtggtcacaggtggacgtgccgctctatccacagcgttgtttgggttgaaatacactcgttgtccattttctaaataaaatgccaaatgcaatacagttggatgtctttcatgaattgcaaacgaaaatatgcgccaaatagcctcattgctgcttacatagtgacccatctgatagtgagacacttcatcatttgtgtttgttactgcgaacatggccatgtcgctacctttgttaacatatttacatatgtactttatggatttcacagaatttcaaaattccacgttgatgtgagcttcaaaagttttggacaatatgggcgagaacggcacatccaacgattgtctacatgaaaatcttgtccttttatattgacatctacagatcgtccaccgtcctcaactgatcgccgacgatacaatgggtaaccatcgattcccgagatggtttcagcaagcaagtttctcgggtaccgtttggagcacttgccgtcgatcatacagggtgagctgttgttgaaaactccgcaaggtccatgtatcatgtgtttagttactatcgtatgtaattttgggtcaaccgtttcatcaggaatttcttctgaaataatggaatcaatttcttctggccttattttgtcaaccaaccagactaatatatgagcatgtggcaaaccacgcttttgccactcaacagagtacatccaacaacgtacttggccatacacacgatgctttgtaatgaaattcattaaagattttaatttttgcttgtaaactctggctgtgatgtcatgcctggttgtgtagcagttctttttttatttcaatccattgtgggttacaggtgaatgtaacaaataggtctggacggccatactttcgaacataagacatcgcatcttgagcgtactcgtgcatgtggcgcgggcttccgatgtaagtggccggtaaaattgtcattcttcctacattatttacattgccgtcagcattgattgcatcgcgaagatgaatgtactcttcagatcgaagctgctgttggttaagacggatgtatgtcaatctttcagtctcaattttgacgtacatgtccactgcatactgatgaaagagccgttgacacatcaaaatgtgatttacttcaccttcacggatcatgagtctgtatgcataataattcatggcactgacttttttgtgtgtatcagcacctggaagtacatatgataaaaaaatacatttatatattgaacatataaaatatgttattttgtataatctaattacctgttgttggattaaccattttgatattaaaatggtacccatcttctccctgccagaaaattaatgggtattgtaaagcatcataagctctatgcgtttcatgtcaatagccacttcatctattgtcggtgaattaaacctccttgctAAACCTCGGCTCTTATTACAAcattatggctgtctgatggcatccgatccagtgccattttgaacatcttcactaattcattattctcgtgaagaaatgaTTGCAGTTGTTGGAaaatgattcgcttgacggttggattatgaccacaacgtgtatcaacttccacatcttgattgcccataaaataaatttgcaaattaaattaattgtgatacaaatacaacttagaatttcactaaaacaattatggtatactactatgaaagtaggcatgaacccgtcttgtactatatgcgttgcaccaaacgatgtcatttggaagcaattattatatttttggatgttagccaagaagtttttagactcactttccatcccattaactaatgaatgtaacggttcaggt
Above is a genomic segment from Bactrocera neohumeralis isolate Rockhampton unplaced genomic scaffold, APGP_CSIRO_Bneo_wtdbg2-racon-allhic-juicebox.fasta_v2 cluster09, whole genome shotgun sequence containing:
- the LOC126764551 gene encoding ATP-dependent DNA helicase PIF1-like; protein product: MHINETSVCNIAKNSAMAKTLQVCKLIIWDECTMAHKRSLEALDRTLKDLRDNQNIFGGAMILLSGDFRQTLPVIPRSTVADEINACLKSSNLWRHVKTLQLTTNMRVFLQQEQTATVFSKQLLDIGNGKVAVDCSTGLMTFPTDFCHFTESKKELIQRVFPDIKQQYNNHDWLSERAILAAKNKDVDDLNATIQNFLPGELFTYKSVDTATNQDDVVNYPTEFLNSLDLPGLPPYNLKLKVGSVVIMLRNINQPRLCNGTRLVVKKLMNNIIEAKIIKGKYKGEDVLIPRIPMIPTDLPFDFKRLQFPVRLAFAMTINKSQGQSLQVCGINLEFPCFAHGQLYVACSRVGKPTSLFIYAPQKKTKNIVYQKALY